From a region of the Agromyces ramosus genome:
- a CDS encoding DHA2 family efflux MFS transporter permease subunit, which translates to MSAAPPIDIAPLSTRLTGRTLLGLIVVFVTQLMLVVDASIVNVALPHIQAELGFTATNLSWVVTSYALAFAGLILLSGRIGSMIGARRALIIGTVVFIAASALGGFAVNPEMLVTARVLQGIGAALAAPSTLVLLMANTVPGPQRNRAMSLFVLAAGSGGAIGLILGGVLTTSLGWEWVMFVNVPIGLVIVAGAFAFLRETKRSSARLDFGGALTSTLAMVALVYGFTVAAESGWLDPHTIAAFAIAAVSLVALVLIERRHASPVVQLRYFRAPRTAVPFWTMLFVPAGMFGFFYFATLFTQNVLGYDPLGTGLALLPFVGSMLIVNQFTPRFVARLGERVVALTGLTLLAGGMLWMAQLGTASTFLTGILAPAIVLGFGAGLTFAPITSIVMAQAPSDETGQASSLLQGMQQLGGSIGVAGLTTVFAAVTVSGGEARGIAAALLGGTAFLTIALVLFAVWGRRAPAAQSTDAASADAPSDTLELGDAREPVLAFAPAD; encoded by the coding sequence ATGAGCGCAGCCCCACCCATCGACATCGCACCACTCTCCACCAGGCTCACGGGCCGCACCCTGCTCGGCCTCATCGTCGTGTTCGTCACCCAGCTCATGCTCGTCGTCGACGCCAGCATCGTGAACGTCGCGCTCCCCCACATCCAGGCCGAGCTCGGCTTCACCGCCACGAATCTCTCGTGGGTCGTCACGTCCTACGCGCTCGCGTTCGCCGGCCTCATCCTCCTCAGCGGCCGCATCGGCTCGATGATCGGGGCGCGGCGAGCGCTCATCATCGGCACGGTCGTCTTCATCGCGGCATCCGCGCTCGGCGGCTTCGCCGTGAACCCCGAGATGCTCGTCACCGCACGCGTGCTGCAGGGCATCGGCGCCGCGCTCGCCGCCCCGTCGACCCTCGTGCTGCTCATGGCGAACACGGTGCCCGGGCCGCAGCGCAATCGCGCGATGTCGCTCTTCGTGCTCGCCGCCGGCTCGGGCGGTGCCATCGGACTGATCCTCGGCGGTGTGCTCACCACGAGCCTCGGCTGGGAATGGGTGATGTTCGTCAACGTGCCGATCGGCCTCGTCATCGTGGCCGGCGCGTTCGCGTTCCTCCGCGAGACGAAGCGGAGCAGCGCCCGTCTCGACTTCGGCGGCGCGCTGACGTCGACGCTCGCGATGGTCGCGCTCGTCTACGGGTTCACGGTCGCCGCGGAATCCGGATGGCTCGACCCCCACACGATCGCCGCGTTCGCGATCGCCGCCGTCTCGCTCGTCGCCCTCGTGCTCATCGAGCGGCGCCACGCGAGCCCGGTCGTGCAGCTCCGCTACTTCCGGGCGCCGCGCACGGCAGTGCCGTTCTGGACGATGCTCTTCGTGCCCGCCGGCATGTTCGGGTTCTTCTACTTCGCGACGCTCTTCACGCAGAACGTGCTCGGCTACGACCCGCTCGGCACCGGACTCGCGCTCCTGCCGTTCGTGGGCAGCATGCTCATCGTGAACCAGTTCACGCCGCGCTTCGTCGCACGCCTCGGCGAGCGGGTCGTCGCCCTGACGGGACTCACGCTGCTCGCCGGCGGCATGCTCTGGATGGCGCAGCTCGGCACCGCGAGCACGTTCCTCACCGGCATCCTCGCCCCGGCGATCGTGCTCGGCTTCGGCGCGGGCCTCACCTTCGCGCCGATCACGTCGATCGTGATGGCGCAGGCGCCCTCCGACGAGACGGGGCAGGCCTCGAGCCTCCTCCAGGGCATGCAGCAACTCGGCGGCTCGATCGGCGTCGCGGGCCTCACGACGGTGTTCGCCGCCGTGACCGTGAGCGGCGGCGAGGCGCGTGGCATCGCCGCGGCGCTGCTCGGCGGCACGGCGTTCCTGACGATCGCGCTCGTGCTGTTCGCAGTGTGGGGTCGCCGCGCGCCGGCCGCGCAGTCGACGGATGCCGCCTCGGCTGATGCACCGAGCGACACGCTCGAGCTCGGCGACGCTCGCGAGCCCGTGCTCGCGTTCGCGCCCGCCGACTGA
- a CDS encoding TetR/AcrR family transcriptional regulator — protein MGGTVSVEAAAPSRPMRADARRNYEAIVRVAGEAFAEHGTHASLDDIACRAGVGPGTLYRHFPNRDCLLEAALVESRYKLQELGARLLEADDAGAALDEWMLALARHANTWDGLADSIAQSLSNEKSPLGASCGTLVDATARLLEQARHQGAVTADVTARDLFVMSGSLAWAADRAARGSGEDELPRLLALLMRGIR, from the coding sequence GTGGGAGGAACAGTGAGCGTCGAAGCCGCCGCACCGTCGCGGCCCATGCGCGCCGACGCACGGCGCAACTACGAGGCCATCGTGCGAGTCGCCGGCGAGGCGTTCGCCGAGCACGGCACGCACGCCTCACTCGATGACATCGCGTGTCGCGCGGGCGTCGGCCCCGGCACGCTCTACCGCCACTTCCCCAACCGCGACTGCCTGCTCGAGGCGGCGCTCGTCGAGAGCCGCTACAAGCTGCAGGAGCTCGGCGCCCGCCTGCTCGAGGCGGATGACGCCGGCGCAGCCCTCGACGAGTGGATGCTCGCCCTCGCCCGTCACGCGAACACCTGGGACGGCCTCGCCGACTCGATCGCGCAGTCGCTCAGCAACGAGAAGTCGCCCCTCGGAGCCTCGTGCGGCACGCTCGTCGACGCCACCGCCCGCCTGCTCGAGCAGGCGAGGCACCAGGGCGCAGTGACGGCGGATGTCACGGCGCGCGACCTCTTCGTCATGTCGGGCTCGCTCGCCTGGGCGGCCGACCGCGCCGCGCGCGGCAGCGGCGAAGACGAGCTGCCGCGGCTGCTCGCCCTGCTCATGCGCGGCATCCGCTAG
- a CDS encoding FAD-binding oxidoreductase, translating to MNTPVPLSARSSAASRADHPSAQLAPVTDITEARPPHADADAALALRDALELLGARLAGSVVIPGDPAWDEARSAWNLAVDQRPVAVVVAKSVADIAHTVRTAKGLGLAVAPQATGHNAGPLAARNGLADAILLRTSELRGVEVDPGARVARIEPGALWGDVVAAVAPHGLTALAGSSHDVGVVGYTLGGGLSWLARSHGLAANQVLAIELVTADGVRRRVDAAHDPELFWALRGGGGDFGVVTALEFRVFPIAEIVAGTLFWPIERAEEVLQAWAAWTAGVPDSVTSVGRVLRFPPMPELPPFLSGKSFVVVEAAIQEEPARADELLAPLRALAPDMDSVHPQPTAELLQLHMDPPAPVPGNGDGMLLTDLSPAAVRAFIAAVGPDAPTTLLSAEIRHLGGGVTPHAAHASAPDRGAPEPGVVAGFDAGYLVFGVGIPMPGGEDALAASLGRLLSRIEPWRAEVDYLNFAEHERPAERLFGDRLPRLRAVKDAVDPTGVIRSNHPVRR from the coding sequence GTGAACACCCCTGTGCCCCTCAGCGCGCGATCGAGCGCTGCGTCCCGCGCCGACCACCCCTCTGCGCAACTCGCCCCCGTCACCGACATCACGGAGGCCCGTCCGCCCCACGCGGACGCCGACGCGGCGCTCGCGCTCCGCGATGCCCTCGAGCTCCTCGGCGCGCGCCTGGCCGGCAGTGTCGTGATCCCCGGCGACCCCGCCTGGGACGAGGCGCGCTCCGCGTGGAACCTCGCCGTCGACCAGCGGCCGGTCGCGGTCGTCGTCGCGAAGAGCGTCGCCGACATCGCGCACACCGTGCGCACCGCGAAGGGCCTCGGCCTCGCGGTGGCCCCGCAGGCGACGGGGCACAACGCCGGCCCGCTCGCTGCCCGCAATGGGCTCGCGGACGCGATCCTCCTGCGCACCTCCGAGCTGCGTGGTGTCGAGGTCGACCCCGGCGCGCGTGTCGCCCGCATCGAGCCGGGCGCGCTCTGGGGGGACGTCGTCGCGGCCGTCGCGCCGCATGGGCTCACGGCGCTCGCCGGCTCGTCGCACGACGTGGGCGTCGTCGGCTACACGCTCGGGGGCGGCCTGAGCTGGCTCGCCCGCTCGCACGGCCTCGCCGCGAACCAGGTGCTCGCGATCGAGCTCGTCACCGCCGATGGCGTGCGTCGCCGCGTCGACGCGGCGCACGACCCCGAGCTGTTCTGGGCCCTCCGCGGCGGCGGCGGAGACTTCGGCGTCGTGACGGCGCTCGAGTTCCGCGTGTTCCCCATCGCCGAGATCGTCGCGGGCACCCTGTTCTGGCCGATCGAGCGCGCCGAGGAGGTGCTCCAGGCCTGGGCCGCCTGGACCGCCGGCGTGCCCGACAGCGTCACCTCGGTCGGTCGCGTCCTGCGCTTCCCGCCGATGCCCGAGCTTCCCCCGTTCCTCTCGGGAAAGTCGTTCGTCGTCGTCGAGGCGGCGATCCAGGAGGAGCCCGCGCGCGCCGACGAGTTGCTCGCGCCGCTTCGCGCCCTCGCGCCAGACATGGACTCGGTGCATCCGCAGCCCACCGCCGAGCTCCTGCAGCTGCACATGGACCCGCCCGCCCCCGTGCCCGGCAACGGCGACGGCATGCTCCTCACCGACCTGTCCCCCGCCGCGGTTCGCGCCTTCATCGCCGCGGTGGGGCCGGATGCCCCGACCACGCTGCTCTCCGCCGAGATCCGTCACCTCGGCGGCGGCGTCACCCCGCACGCGGCCCACGCCTCGGCCCCGGATCGCGGCGCCCCCGAGCCGGGCGTGGTCGCCGGATTCGACGCCGGCTACCTCGTCTTCGGGGTGGGCATCCCGATGCCGGGCGGGGAGGACGCGCTCGCGGCATCCCTCGGCCGGCTGCTGTCTCGCATCGAACCGTGGCGCGCCGAGGTCGACTACCTCAATTTCGCTGAGCACGAACGCCCCGCCGAACGCCTCTTCGGCGACCGACTTCCGCGGCTTCGTGCGGTGAAGGACGCCGTCGACCCCACGGGCGTCATCCGCTCGAACCATCCGGTGCGCCGCTGA
- a CDS encoding LLM class flavin-dependent oxidoreductase translates to MTASLRLSVLDLVPVRSGQSSAGAVAASVRLAQLADRLGFTRYWFAEHHNMPSVASTTPPVLVASIAARTERIRVGSGGVMLPNHAPLVVAEQFAALEALAPGRIDLGIGRAPGSDPVITQLLRISGPTADVDRFPEHVADILSLLSPDGASLRLTSGREYAITATPAATDVPTLWLLGSSDYSAKLAASLGLPYVFANHFSGEGLERALELYRTEYQPSEAHPVPETFLTVNASVAPTLEEARARALPQLHSMARLRTNRPMRALETVEEAAAAPLDSIGDELIAGMEKRWIIADAAGAASELRTLAARHGIDEVMVSPIGGSYDAEPADATPGREQTLELLAGELLAG, encoded by the coding sequence ATGACTGCCTCCCTCCGACTCTCCGTGCTCGACCTCGTTCCCGTTCGCAGCGGCCAGTCGAGTGCCGGTGCCGTCGCGGCATCCGTGCGCCTCGCGCAGCTCGCCGACCGGCTCGGCTTCACCCGCTACTGGTTCGCCGAGCACCACAACATGCCGTCGGTGGCATCGACGACGCCGCCCGTGCTCGTCGCGTCGATCGCGGCGCGCACCGAGCGAATCCGCGTCGGCTCGGGCGGCGTGATGCTGCCGAACCACGCGCCGCTCGTCGTGGCCGAGCAGTTCGCGGCGCTCGAGGCGCTCGCGCCCGGCCGCATCGACCTCGGCATCGGCCGCGCACCGGGCAGCGACCCCGTCATCACGCAGCTGCTGCGCATCTCGGGCCCCACCGCCGACGTCGACCGGTTCCCCGAGCACGTCGCCGACATCCTCTCACTCCTCTCGCCCGACGGAGCGTCGCTGCGCCTTACGAGCGGCCGGGAGTACGCGATCACGGCGACGCCGGCGGCGACGGATGTCCCCACGCTCTGGCTGCTCGGATCGAGCGACTACTCGGCGAAGCTCGCCGCGTCGCTCGGCCTCCCGTACGTGTTCGCGAACCACTTCTCGGGCGAGGGCCTCGAGCGTGCCCTCGAGCTGTACCGCACCGAGTACCAGCCGAGCGAGGCGCATCCGGTGCCCGAGACGTTCCTCACCGTCAACGCGTCGGTGGCGCCCACCCTCGAAGAGGCCAGGGCGCGTGCGCTGCCCCAGCTGCACTCGATGGCCCGCCTGCGCACGAACCGCCCGATGCGCGCGCTCGAGACCGTCGAGGAGGCCGCCGCGGCGCCACTCGACTCGATCGGCGATGAGCTCATCGCCGGCATGGAGAAGCGCTGGATCATCGCGGATGCCGCGGGCGCGGCGTCCGAGCTGCGGACCCTCGCCGCCCGCCACGGCATCGACGAGGTCATGGTCTCGCCGATCGGCGGCTCGTACGACGCCGAGCCGGCCGACGCCACGCCCGGGCGCGAGCAGACGCTCGAGCTGCTCGCCGGCGAGCTGCTCGCCGGCTGA
- a CDS encoding LLM class F420-dependent oxidoreductase: MRFGMFVPQGWRHDLVGIDPSEHWAVMNGLAAHADAPDSPFESIWVYDHFHTTPVPSATEATHEAWSLMAAYAASTSRVRIGQMCTCMSYRNPAYLAKVAATVDVISGGRVEMGIGGGWYEHEWRAYGYGFPPIPERLGRLREGVEIMHQAWTTGAATLDGEHYQVDGAIVQPQPLQPGGIPFWIAGGGEKVTLNIAAKYASYTNFTGTTEEFAHKSEVLRGHCERLGRDFSSITRSSNFNTVIGTDDADVARRLDAIEARLAPFLGAEKMARYMADLHGPTAAVGTPSQVAAKLAERRELGLGYSIHYFPEAAYDRSGLELFAAEVAPALR; this comes from the coding sequence ATGCGATTCGGAATGTTCGTCCCCCAAGGCTGGCGTCACGACCTCGTCGGCATCGACCCGTCGGAGCATTGGGCGGTGATGAACGGCCTCGCCGCGCACGCCGACGCCCCCGATTCCCCATTCGAGTCGATCTGGGTCTACGACCACTTCCACACCACGCCGGTGCCGAGCGCGACCGAGGCGACCCACGAGGCATGGTCGCTCATGGCCGCCTACGCCGCCTCGACCTCGCGGGTGCGCATCGGCCAGATGTGCACGTGCATGAGCTACCGCAACCCCGCCTACCTCGCGAAGGTCGCCGCGACGGTCGACGTCATCTCGGGCGGGCGCGTCGAGATGGGCATCGGCGGTGGCTGGTACGAGCACGAGTGGCGCGCCTACGGATACGGGTTCCCGCCGATTCCCGAGCGTCTCGGCCGCCTCCGTGAAGGCGTCGAGATCATGCACCAGGCGTGGACGACGGGTGCCGCGACGCTCGACGGCGAGCACTACCAGGTCGACGGCGCGATCGTGCAGCCGCAGCCGCTGCAGCCCGGCGGCATCCCCTTCTGGATCGCCGGCGGCGGCGAGAAGGTCACCCTCAACATCGCCGCGAAGTACGCGTCGTACACGAACTTCACCGGCACCACCGAGGAGTTCGCCCACAAGAGCGAGGTGCTGCGCGGCCACTGCGAGCGACTCGGCCGCGACTTCTCCTCGATCACGCGGTCGTCGAACTTCAACACCGTGATCGGCACGGATGACGCGGATGTCGCGCGCCGCCTCGACGCGATCGAGGCGCGACTCGCGCCCTTCCTCGGCGCGGAGAAGATGGCGAGGTACATGGCGGATCTGCATGGGCCGACCGCGGCCGTCGGCACCCCGTCGCAGGTGGCGGCGAAGCTCGCCGAGCGCCGCGAGCTCGGGCTGGGGTACTCGATCCACTACTTCCCCGAGGCAGCCTACGATCGCTCGGGGCTCGAGCTCTTCGCCGCCGAGGTCGCGCCCGCGCTGCGGTAG
- a CDS encoding baeRF3 domain-containing protein, with protein MTVHYELPTTSDFAALAGPRYPAITIYASTSPVVSERERAEVAVKSSFDEAIEQLKASDASGTDLAAVRAERARILGDQQLWGSLARSMAIFVSPGFSEVFVLPNQLDDALHVGSHFTLGQLLRAPSQDQEAYAVAISANEWSLWHATPTDRATQMEVDPSLPKNADEASNREPGDVGNRRVGGHGDRGMSEDDRRSGAIDIYAKRVADAVRQVLQVHDPDERVPLFVFAAEPTLSQFLERARNHRRIAPVPGAPDRLGAAEIDETLRAQLSRLNISEAESALHGLSEGSAGRVERDLAAIGRLAADGAVETLWFDFTTSVNGTLDHESGAIEFATGNGTGENLGDGTHAGDLLPQLALLVMSKGGKVVTVRSDDLDGTVWSGPAMAELRFALG; from the coding sequence ATGACAGTTCACTACGAATTGCCCACCACGTCCGATTTCGCGGCGCTCGCGGGTCCACGCTATCCGGCGATCACCATCTACGCGTCGACGTCGCCGGTGGTGAGCGAGCGCGAACGCGCCGAGGTCGCCGTGAAGAGCTCCTTCGATGAGGCGATCGAGCAATTGAAGGCATCGGATGCCTCGGGCACCGACCTCGCGGCCGTCCGCGCCGAACGCGCGCGGATCCTCGGCGACCAGCAGTTGTGGGGTTCGCTCGCCCGGTCGATGGCGATCTTCGTCTCACCGGGATTCAGCGAGGTCTTCGTGCTGCCGAACCAGCTCGACGACGCGCTGCACGTCGGGTCGCACTTCACGCTCGGTCAGCTCCTGCGGGCGCCGAGCCAAGACCAGGAGGCCTACGCGGTCGCCATCTCCGCCAACGAGTGGTCGCTCTGGCACGCCACGCCGACCGACCGTGCCACCCAGATGGAAGTCGACCCGTCGCTGCCGAAGAACGCCGACGAGGCTTCCAACCGCGAACCGGGCGACGTCGGCAACCGGCGCGTCGGCGGTCACGGCGACCGTGGCATGAGCGAAGACGACCGCCGCTCCGGCGCGATCGACATCTACGCGAAGCGCGTCGCCGACGCCGTGCGGCAGGTGCTGCAGGTGCACGACCCCGACGAGCGCGTGCCGCTCTTCGTGTTCGCGGCCGAGCCGACGCTCAGCCAGTTCCTCGAGCGCGCGCGCAACCACCGACGCATCGCGCCGGTGCCCGGAGCCCCCGACCGCCTCGGCGCCGCCGAGATCGACGAGACCCTGCGTGCGCAGCTCTCGAGGCTCAACATCAGCGAGGCCGAGTCGGCCCTGCACGGACTGAGCGAGGGCAGCGCGGGGCGCGTCGAACGTGATCTCGCCGCGATCGGTCGGCTCGCCGCCGACGGTGCCGTCGAGACCCTCTGGTTCGACTTCACCACGTCGGTGAACGGCACGCTCGACCACGAGTCCGGCGCCATCGAGTTCGCCACCGGCAACGGCACCGGCGAGAACCTCGGCGACGGCACGCACGCCGGCGACCTGCTGCCGCAGCTCGCGCTGCTCGTCATGTCGAAGGGCGGCAAGGTCGTGACCGTGCGCAGCGACGACCTCGACGGCACGGTGTGGTCGGGTCCGGCCATGGCCGAACTGCGGTTCGCGCTCGGATAG